One region of Sulfurisphaera ohwakuensis genomic DNA includes:
- a CDS encoding ATP-binding cassette domain-containing protein has protein sequence MIEYQNVTISYWKWNVIKNLTAKIDGKVFIIGKNGSGKTTLIKATVGLLPYKGSIRIDGKEVREIKNYLGLSTNLGEVYNLGYSIDSILDIYSEEMNVDKELFSELLKEVELDIDLKSPLFKLSTGQSLLLRNILTFSSKPRIILLDEPFENIDPARKIIVAEWIKKFGEEGIITTHNLDILSKFPDYKLYVLSDSSLYGPITVKDFLESSVIEGESEDAILTLQVSGKKVSLVKGKEGIKIGLLGTIDRLYGV, from the coding sequence ATGATTGAGTATCAAAACGTTACAATAAGCTACTGGAAATGGAATGTTATAAAAAATCTAACGGCAAAAATAGATGGGAAAGTATTCATCATAGGTAAAAACGGTTCCGGAAAGACAACACTAATTAAGGCTACTGTTGGTTTACTCCCATATAAAGGTTCGATACGTATTGACGGAAAAGAGGTCAGAGAAATTAAGAACTACCTAGGTCTATCTACAAATCTAGGAGAAGTGTATAACCTAGGTTATAGCATTGATAGCATATTGGACATCTACTCAGAAGAAATGAACGTGGATAAAGAGCTCTTCTCAGAATTGTTGAAAGAGGTAGAGTTAGACATTGATTTAAAGTCGCCGCTCTTCAAGCTTTCAACTGGGCAATCTCTGTTACTGCGCAATATTTTAACTTTCTCGTCGAAGCCAAGGATCATCTTACTTGACGAACCTTTCGAAAACATAGACCCTGCAAGGAAGATTATAGTAGCCGAGTGGATAAAGAAATTTGGAGAAGAAGGAATAATTACAACTCACAACTTGGATATACTAAGCAAGTTCCCAGACTATAAGCTCTATGTTTTATCAGATAGCAGTCTTTATGGTCCTATAACGGTTAAAGACTTCTTAGAGTCTTCAGTAATAGAAGGGGAAAGCGAAGACGCTATTTTAACTTTGCAAGTATCTGGTAAGAAAGTGTCCTTAGTCAAAGGTAAAGAGGGGATAAAAATAGGCTTGTTAGGCACTATAGATAGACTTTACGGGGTGTGA
- a CDS encoding transcriptional regulator — MSDERKAQTIKEIMDLLKDNSLTTNIRLSILLILYIYGKITFSELLAYTSLKKNTLYVNLQILADNGLIKYKKAFSLKGVISVVEITPKGREVVEKLFEIIENIKEKEKK, encoded by the coding sequence ATGAGTGATGAGAGAAAAGCACAAACAATTAAGGAAATTATGGATCTTCTAAAGGATAATTCATTAACTACTAACATTAGGCTAAGTATACTCCTTATCCTTTATATTTACGGCAAAATCACCTTCAGCGAACTGTTAGCTTATACTTCTTTGAAAAAGAACACTCTTTATGTAAACTTACAAATTCTAGCAGATAATGGACTGATAAAATATAAAAAGGCTTTCTCGCTAAAGGGTGTAATTAGTGTAGTAGAGATAACGCCTAAAGGTAGGGAAGTAGTAGAGAAATTGTTTGAAATAATTGAGAATATAAAAGAGAAGGAGAAGAAATAG
- a CDS encoding membrane dipeptidase — protein MRIIDLHEDFAYSHQIGIDVINGDIQSSIKLLKEFDPIIFASIFPHASKGFSLELLLDQIKFYYDLERKGHVKIVRSIEDLNKPGIKFLLSLEGLDSLRSNEDLYILKELHIYNIGLTWNYDNKFASSCFSKKDYGLTGEGEEIVKLANELGMLIDLAHAGKRTVVDVVSISKKPVIVSHTNVKKLKDHNRNLDDEEIELVVKTRGVIGISAIPYTLKEPTIQGMVESIKYIGESYGWEYVAIGTDFLGIKETPKGFENILSIKELAKAIEGHEDEVLWKDAYRVIVELIRS, from the coding sequence ATGAGAATAATAGATTTGCATGAAGATTTTGCGTATTCACACCAGATTGGTATTGATGTGATAAACGGTGACATTCAATCAAGTATTAAATTACTAAAAGAGTTCGATCCTATAATTTTTGCATCAATATTTCCCCATGCATCTAAAGGTTTTTCTTTAGAACTTCTTCTAGATCAAATAAAATTCTATTATGATTTAGAGAGGAAAGGTCATGTGAAAATAGTAAGAAGTATAGAGGACCTTAACAAACCTGGAATTAAATTTCTTCTCTCTCTAGAAGGATTAGATTCTTTGAGATCTAATGAAGATTTATATATATTGAAAGAGCTTCACATATACAATATCGGTTTAACGTGGAATTATGATAATAAGTTTGCATCATCATGTTTTTCAAAAAAAGATTACGGTTTGACTGGTGAGGGTGAAGAGATCGTTAAATTAGCTAATGAACTTGGAATGCTTATTGACCTAGCTCATGCGGGCAAAAGGACAGTAGTTGATGTAGTATCAATATCTAAGAAACCGGTAATTGTTTCTCATACAAATGTGAAGAAGTTAAAGGATCATAATAGAAATTTAGATGATGAAGAAATCGAGTTAGTTGTAAAAACAAGAGGAGTAATTGGAATTAGTGCAATTCCTTATACTCTTAAAGAACCTACAATTCAAGGAATGGTTGAAAGTATAAAGTATATTGGTGAAAGCTACGGATGGGAATATGTAGCAATTGGAACCGACTTTTTGGGAATTAAAGAAACGCCTAAAGGCTTCGAAAATATACTAAGTATTAAAGAACTGGCAAAAGCAATTGAGGGTCATGAGGATGAAGTATTATGGAAAGACGCTTATAGGGTCATAGTGGAATTGATAAGATCGTGA
- a CDS encoding helix-turn-helix transcriptional regulator, with product MIKFLLIIIIILISLALLTKGDSGIINIYYNGTVVAELHNVSEFNLIGDYAGGLKVIGAEYNLSNGHLFLKGNGTIYVYYRATLPKGVIQIQENNNFTISIYLPTNSTITYVTPQPYSFTAINGLYNITFVNVSKVILLYVEAPLPTQKSESTEYQLIILLLIADIVLISLIVYFFFRRRKEARKVELEEEENTELVTDVLDERDKLVLNALKDGSSTLAEIIRKTNLPKATAYRRLKKLVKLGYVEEVRERGKIRYVLKKKD from the coding sequence GTGATAAAATTTCTATTGATTATAATTATCATCTTAATTTCGCTTGCTCTCCTTACAAAAGGAGACAGTGGTATAATTAATATTTACTATAATGGTACAGTAGTAGCTGAACTTCATAATGTGAGTGAGTTTAACCTTATAGGTGACTACGCTGGTGGTCTAAAAGTTATAGGGGCAGAATACAACTTGTCCAATGGACACTTATTTTTAAAAGGAAATGGTACAATTTATGTGTACTATAGGGCCACTCTACCAAAAGGAGTTATACAAATCCAGGAGAATAATAACTTTACCATAAGCATTTATCTACCTACAAACTCGACTATAACTTATGTAACACCACAACCTTATAGTTTTACTGCTATAAACGGACTTTATAATATAACTTTTGTTAATGTTTCTAAGGTTATATTACTTTATGTAGAAGCTCCTTTACCAACGCAAAAAAGTGAGAGTACTGAGTACCAACTTATTATATTACTCTTGATCGCAGACATTGTTCTTATATCTCTCATAGTTTACTTCTTCTTTAGACGAAGGAAGGAAGCAAGAAAAGTAGAACTAGAAGAGGAAGAAAATACAGAATTAGTTACTGATGTTTTGGATGAAAGAGATAAGCTTGTGCTTAACGCATTAAAAGACGGTTCCTCCACTTTAGCTGAGATTATAAGAAAAACTAATTTACCTAAAGCAACAGCTTATAGAAGGTTAAAAAAATTGGTTAAACTTGGTTATGTTGAAGAGGTTAGAGAGAGAGGTAAGATTAGATATGTATTAAAGAAAAAAGATTAG